Proteins from a single region of Allocatelliglobosispora scoriae:
- a CDS encoding helix-turn-helix domain-containing protein codes for MTTLSVPLHFGGVLKTWRKRRGVTQQQLADLSTVSVRAIRDLEIGRVARPRHDTVRLICDALGLTGRARADFQAAAIQLDDDRSWLHEPPAPPPAVFDGLIGRSAELAALDEALAGGQRLIGLIGLAGVGKTRLALEAVASWHAADRLPVLWSAYAGSRDDTVSAMIRTALSAETSATAKIGASDQLSALVRDRDTILVCDGYDGRDTSALDVEAVGSLLRACRGLRILVTSRSPLDPGGAWLLPVGPLGVPADGLDLDLLRDAASVRLLLRHVRRERPDFDLDAGNAAQVAAICRRLDGLPSALAAAAAWFLFYEPSALLDRIESDPFAVVADEAPELRSVIRAAVGGLPPEELALLDAVATVDSPFSIAAVAGVTGLGPGTAARLVRRLCLRGLLRAASEDGGREARFTVLSLVTDARKTAALLPEQPPIASLRHA; via the coding sequence ATGACCACGCTGTCCGTGCCACTGCACTTCGGTGGCGTGCTGAAGACCTGGCGCAAGCGCCGAGGGGTCACCCAGCAGCAACTCGCCGATCTGTCCACGGTGAGCGTGCGGGCGATCCGCGACCTGGAGATCGGGCGGGTGGCCCGGCCTCGGCACGACACCGTCCGCCTGATCTGCGATGCGCTCGGCCTGACCGGCCGGGCCCGCGCCGATTTCCAGGCGGCGGCGATCCAGCTCGACGACGACCGGTCCTGGCTGCACGAGCCACCGGCACCGCCGCCCGCGGTCTTCGACGGCCTCATCGGACGCTCGGCCGAGTTGGCCGCGCTCGACGAGGCACTCGCCGGCGGGCAGCGGCTCATCGGGCTGATCGGGCTCGCCGGGGTGGGCAAGACCCGGTTGGCACTGGAGGCGGTGGCATCCTGGCACGCTGCCGATCGGCTGCCGGTGTTGTGGTCGGCCTACGCGGGATCGCGGGACGACACGGTCTCGGCGATGATCCGGACGGCGTTGAGCGCCGAGACGTCCGCCACCGCAAAGATCGGGGCTTCGGACCAGCTCAGCGCACTGGTACGCGACCGGGACACGATTCTCGTCTGCGACGGCTACGACGGCCGGGACACGAGCGCCCTGGATGTCGAGGCGGTGGGGAGCCTGTTGCGGGCCTGCCGAGGGCTGCGGATCCTGGTGACCTCGCGGAGCCCGCTGGACCCCGGCGGGGCGTGGCTGCTGCCGGTGGGGCCGCTCGGCGTACCGGCGGATGGTCTTGATCTTGATTTGTTGCGGGACGCGGCGTCGGTGCGGTTGCTGCTGCGGCACGTGCGGCGGGAGCGGCCGGATTTCGACCTGGATGCGGGGAACGCGGCGCAGGTGGCGGCGATCTGCCGGCGGCTGGACGGGCTGCCGTCGGCGCTGGCGGCCGCAGCGGCGTGGTTCCTCTTCTACGAACCGTCGGCGCTGCTGGACCGCATCGAGTCCGACCCGTTCGCGGTGGTCGCGGATGAGGCGCCCGAGCTGCGGTCGGTGATCCGGGCGGCGGTCGGCGGCTTGCCCCCGGAGGAGCTCGCCCTGCTCGATGCGGTTGCCACAGTGGACAGTCCATTCTCGATCGCCGCAGTGGCCGGCGTGACCGGGCTCGGTCCGGGGACGGCGGCCCGGCTCGTCCGGCGATTGTGCTTGCGCGGCCTGCTGCGCGCGGCGAGCGAGGACGGCGGGCGCGAGGCGCGCTTCACGGTGCTCAGCCTCGTCACCGACGCCCGCAAAACTGCCGCCCTACTGCCGGAGCAACCACCGATCGCGAGCCTCCGGCACGCATAG